GCAACACATATAACTTCTTAACAGAAATCAACACACTTTGAAGGGAACAAATGGTTTACTTTGCCTCTATtaattaaaaatagttcggacatGTGGCATTCTCTCATGAAAAGATCATGTGTGTTTCCTAACTTGATCAGAGGTGTTCTATCTACCATCATTTCAAGAAGACTTCCACCTCACCCTTTGCCACGTAACATCATGTATGCTAGGATGTGCTCCAATATACCACGACCTTTGCACCCTGTGCTACTTTAGCAAATACTTACTGACGCAACAAATGACAACTCCCACATGATCAATGCTAGACCGCCATGGACATTTAATGATCAAGGAAACTAAAATAAGAATTAGTGCTCACTAGTAACCATTCCGATTCATTATGAAAAAAATTTAAAGCACAAGCCTTGTAAGGAAATATAGATTTAGCAAAAATAACTATTTTAAGTTTAATGACGTAGAAAGTTGCCAAGCGAGACAAGAAAAATATGTCGTTTTCACTTCAATAAGCATACACGCATATCCAAACTTCGAGTTTGCATGCCATCGAACTCACATGAATTTCAACACATAACTAATGAGCCTTCTCAAAGGATCAATCAGAAAACCCTATCAGGCCATTGTCTGCGGTATTAACTTGTGAGGCTTTTTACATACCCTAACCATACGATTTAGCACACAATACCTTCAGGACAGGTGATATACCTCTACTACCATAAGAATGGACCATACACACACAAACAATGACCAAGAATTACCTGAGCAGGGAATTTCCCATTGAACGCACGTCGCACAAGATCCATCCCTCCTCTTGCCGTTGCCTTGTACACCCCATAGAGAAGCTTCAGGTCAAAGTCATACAGGAACAGCTTCGCCCCTGGTCGGATCTTCTCCACCACATCTATCTTCCCCTTGGGCAAGCCAAACACACTGTTCTGGAAGCACTCCGGCTTCGTCTTTGCGCTGCACATGAAGATAAACCCAGCACTGCCCCTCTCCTCCCCCACTGCAtcgtccttcttctccttctcctccaccttcGGGTTCACCCTCCCCTGTCCTTCCCCCTTCGCCCTCCCCCTCATCTTATCCTTCCTGCCCCTCTTCCTGTCAGCACTGCTGTTCCCACTGCCCATCTTACTGCCATCACCCTTGTTCTCGGCGACGGACTTACTGCCATCACCCTTGTTCTCGGCGACGGACTTATCGCCATCACCGTTGGCCTTGGCGACGGACTTATCGCCATCACCGTTGGCCTTGGCGACCATCTTCCCATCAGCGCCGCCGTTCTCGGCGACCACAAGGGCGGCCGAAGCCCCGACGTCGGCCGGAGCGGGAACCACCGGCGTGGGCCCCGAAGCAGGTGCGTCGGCGGAGGCCGCGACTGCAGCGGCGGCGGCCGCCTTCTTCTTCTCCGGATCGGCCTTCTTCTTCTTATACACCCTCTTGCGCCTGGCCGATCCGGGGGCGGACTtggacggcggcgtcggcgcggAGGCGGACGCGgcgcccttgcccttgcccttggcgCTCGGTGTGGTGGGCGCCTCCTTCACCATGGCTGATTGGAGCGGCCAGATCAGGGAAAAATTGCCACGAAAATTCAGAAAAACTTTGCTGAATCTACTCGTAAAAAAATCGAACTGAGCTGCGCTGAATCTACTCGCGAAAACCGAACTGAGCGGCGCTGAATCTACTCGCAAAGATCGAACTGAGTACGGGCACGGGCTAGGCAATCGCTCGGCTCGATCTCGTCGATCGGTAGGGCTTGCGACCGGCTACGATGCAGGGAGAATTGAGGAAGTGGTAACTGAAATCCAGGTCTGGATGACGGAGGCGAGGAGCGGGTGCGCGTACCTTCGGTAGCGAGAAAGGGGAAGACTGTCAGGGGATGTCACGGCGGGCCTGATGTGGCCTCCGCTGCGTCAGGGGTGGGGGTTTATAGGTGTGGGGAGACAGGGAGGGGAGTCGATGGACATCCGGTGCGGACTGCGGACCCCAACAAATCCTTTGCCGGTTCAACGCTTTTCGACCCTACAGCCGGCTCGACTGTCTGGATCAAACGCCGTGGAGGAAATATAGGCAGTATTTTTCACGGTCTATTTTATGCCCGATTGGGTAAACATGCCCACTTTCCGAAAAAAGGACACACACACTCGTCCTAGTAGCACGTCTCGTTCTCTTTCTTGTGGCAAGGAGCCAGGACCTGTGGATCCTTATACTATTGCAACTTAACAACCTTTATGCAGTATATTCAACAATCAAATCAAATGGATTCGTAAGGAAAAGACTACGGATCCTGGCTCCCGCAGCTTAAACATGGCGACGCACTGTTCTTGACGTTTGTTAGTGGTGCGCACGTACGACTTCACTTCTATGAGTTTTGATGACGATAAATGGTTTAATGAAAACAGTTATCTATGAAACATGATGTCttgacccgcaaaaaaaaaacatgaTGTCTTTATGCGTAGTGTTGTTCCTGCTCATGAGTCTTAAATGTGTGCCGGTAGTGCGCACGTACAGCTTCCCTTTTTCTGAGCTTTGTGGAAAATAACGGTTTAGATTGGACGGTTACCGGTGGAACAAGTTGCCTTTATCTGTCACGCCTTCATTGCTCTTGAGTTTTGACCGTTTGTTGGTGGTCTTATGTACGGCTTCTTCTTTATGATCTTTGTTTAGAGTAAACAGTTTGATTATAATGGTCATGATGCCTATATCTAGTAGCGTAAAGCTTATAAATATAGCAATGTCAACAACATTTCCTAGGGCCAAAGTTTAATGACAGAGATACTCATTTGATCGCTTATTATTAGTGTGACCGTATGTTTTTTCAATGTAAACTTCATCTACTCCTATATGGAAATTTAAGGTGAGATGGACAATTTTGCAAAATCAAGGCAGCACACGTATGCAAGGCAACCCTTATAATTTTCTCCAAAACCATTCAATTAATGTATTAACTCTTCAGCTCCCATGCAATCCGTTAACCAACGAGCACGTATGCCGCCAATCTTCGTGAAAGCTAACCATCTGATGGTCGCACTGAGGCGAACTAGCGCGACGCAATCGCTATCGTCGGATCAGGGCGCGAAGATCATGCGGTCTGTAATACGCCAACTGGCATAGATGTATTGACTCTTCAGCTCCCATGTAATCCACTAACCGACGAGCAACTATGCCGCCAACCTCCATGAAAGCTAACCATTTGACGATCGCACTGGGGCGAACTGGCGCAACACAGTCGCTACCGTTAGATCGGGGTGTGAGATCACGCGGTCCGTAGTCTGCCAGTTGGCATAGATCAGTTAGGAAGAAGGGGAAATTGCAAATTCACCATGGTTATCCTCTCGTTGGGAGAGGCCATTTCCAAGAGGAGTTGCCATGTTCGTTCAAATCCCCACATGTCTCCTGGATAGCTACTTCCTCGCCTCCCCCGTCGTGTGATGGTCTCAGTTGCGACTGCTGGCCGACGCGACTGATCTTGCTGCCCCGCGGGTGATCTCGGTTTTGGTGGATGCTCACTATCAAGCTCGACCATGTCTAGGGGCAATCGACCCCTCCATCCCCCGGTTATGGTAGGAGTGTGATGCGTCAAATTGCCACCTTCATCTCCGTCGCGTTCTGGAGTCTGCTTGTGTTGGTCATTGTCGCTCCCTTGTCTCCTCTAGTCTTCGTCGTGGGTTGTGTGCCATTAGCATCTGACTCCGCCATGACTACTTGTTGTCATGGTTGACCTCGTTACTCGTGCTTGATGTGGGTTTTCGCACCTGCTCACCACCGAGCTTGACCTAGGCTACGATTGCTCGATCCTTCCATTCAACAGTTGCTATAGGGGTCCATTACGTGTGGTCACCATCGCCATCTCTGTCGCGCTATGGAATCTACCGGTGCTACTTGACGTCGCTTCCCTCATCTTCTCTTCATTTCTTTCGCAAAGAGTGGCACGCGTGACACCCACCAGCGAGTTGATGGACATCCGGTGCGGACTGCGGACCCCAACAAATCCTTTGCCGGTTCAACGCTTTTTGACCCTACAGCCGGCTCGACTGTCTGGATCAAACGCCGTGGAGGAAATATAGGCAGTATTTTTCACGGTCTATTTTATGCCCGATTGGGTAAACATGCCCACTTTCCGAAAAAGGACACACACACTCGTCCTAGTAGCACGTCTCGTTCTCTTTCTTGTGGCAAGGAGCCAGGATCTGTGGATCCTTATACTATTGCTACTTAACAACCTTTATGCAGTATATTTAACAATCAAATCAAATGGATTCGTAAGGAAAAGACTACGGATCCTGGCTCCCGCAGCTTAAACATGGCGACGCACTGTTCTTGACGTTTGTTAGTGGTGTGCACGTACGACTTCACTTCTATGAGTTTTGATCACGATAAATGGTTTAATGAAAACAGTTATCTGTGAAACATGATGTCTTGACCTGCAAAAAAAAACATGATGTCTTTATGCGTAGTGCTGTTCCTGCTCATGAGTCTTAAATGTGTGCCGGTAGTGCGCACGTACGGCTTCCCTTTTTCTAAGCTTTTTGGAGAATAACGGTTTAGATTGGACGGTTACCGGTGGAACAAGTTGCCTTTACCTGTCACGCCTTCATTGCTCTTGAGTTTTGGCCGTTTGTTGGTGGTCTTATGTACGGCTTCTTCTTTATGATCTTTGTTGGCGTGAGACAGTTTGGTGGTCGCCTGCGCGAGGCAGCATGGCCGCGGGTGGCGACGCAGACGCGAGGTGGCCACCGAGGAGGGGCGGCATGGCAGCTCGGCGAGCGGCAACGGCATGGGCGGCAACATGTTGGTGGACGGCGGCACGAGCGGTGGGTGGCAGCACGATAATCTCAGTCCGCAA
Above is a window of Triticum aestivum cultivar Chinese Spring chromosome 6B, IWGSC CS RefSeq v2.1, whole genome shotgun sequence DNA encoding:
- the LOC123138232 gene encoding uncharacterized protein, with protein sequence MVKEAPTTPSAKGKGKGAASASAPTPPSKSAPGSARRKRVYKKKKADPEKKKAAAAAAVAASADAPASGPTPVVPAPADVGASAALVVAENGGADGKMVAKANGDGDKSVAKANGDGDKSVAENKGDGSKSVAENKGDGSKMGSGNSSADRKRGRKDKMRGRAKGEGQGRVNPKVEEKEKKDDAVGEERGSAGFIFMCSAKTKPECFQNSVFGLPKGKIDVVEKIRPGAKLFLYDFDLKLLYGVYKATARGGMDLVRRAFNGKFPAQVKFRIDKDCLPLPESSFKHAIKENYNSKGKFTQELNSRQVRKLLALYKPVNIHRPSSQHVQEVRRTNRVEGRMPHYVEERRQPYDYEERRLPRHHEEMQHPQFVEGRRLAYDYEERRPSLHVEEIRRPQFVEEVQPPTYYHVAPAPHGSYHPHQANVIYERAPGDPASRVDPFLPRDYRLPPQEVAAHPSYADEIYRGAAYPAAQDPSYAARPAAYPANLQGPAASRVPVSSLYSFAGAPAYR